The following DNA comes from Actinomycetota bacterium.
GGACCAACCTTCCTGCATTTCTTTTGAATCTTCCTGGATAGAAGCGGCCCCAGTTTGGTATACTCCCTCTATTCGTGCTGGGTCCGGGATGCAGGAAGATCAGGCCCACCTGCGATTCGTACCCCAGGCGAGATTAGATCGGCCGTGAACGGGGTACAAGGAGTTCGTAATCCGTTCCCCATCGAACTATAGGACGGTCACGCTGGGCAGAGAAGCAACCAAGGAATTACCGGCGCCGCGCGTAAAGCCTCTGGCGTCGAAGTTAAAACTGGCAGCTATCATCATCGGAGCGGCGATCGCGCTGGCGGCTGTCGCGACCGTGCTGCTGGTCGTCGTCTTCCCGCCACGCATCTCCGTCAGCCCCGGCGACGGCGATTCCGAGATCGAACCCAACAACTGGCTGGAGATCAACACCAGCCGCTGGGGCGCCAGCCTGGCAACCGTATCCGTCGAGGAATCAATGATAGCGCCGGACGGAACCCGCGACGGCGGCCGTCTGATCGGCGGCCACCTGCAGGACGGGCGCTTCGTGAGCGACGACGGCTCCAATCCACTGCAGGCCGATGCCGAATACCAGGTAACCGTCACCGGCACGGTCAAGCAGATCGGCCTCACTGGCGTCTCCGACAAGGCCGTCAGCCAGACCCACACTTTCACGACCGTGACCACGCCGATGCCGGTCATTCCCAAGGAGGGGCTGACTGTCAAGTACGGCGAGGACCTCGTTATCCACTGGAACATCCCCGTCAGCAAGTTTGAATATCAGCTCGACGGCATCCAGAGCACATCCAGCCTCGATGACGGCGGCACTACCGCTCACATCAAACTGGCCAAGTTCGAACAGGGCAAGCAGTATCCGCTCAAGTTCACCTCGGTGACCTCAAACAACGGCCGCGAGCTCATGGCTCCCGTCGTGACCGTGGCCGCGACCACCGATCCGCTGAAAGCGACGTTCGATCCCGCCGACGGCTCCGGCAGCGCCAGCACCGACGCGCATCCGACGGTGATCTTCAGCGAGCCGGTGTCCAACCCCGACCTGGCCAAGTCGCTGGTGAGCGTCGATCCCCAGGTGCCGGGGACATATAACTGGGCAGGCGCCGACAAGCTCGAGTTCATTCCCAATGCTTCCTGGGACCATCTGCAGGACGTGACCATGCACATCAAGGGCGGGCCGACGGGCTTCCGGGGGGTCAGCGGCGGCTTTGTCGAGTCAGACGTCTCGAGCACTTTCACCACGGCGCCGTCCAAGTCGATCGACGTCGACGTCACCAATCAGACGGTGACGCTGTTCGAGGACGGCAAGCCCATAGACTCATTCGCGGTCGCCACCGGCGCTGTGGCCACTCCGACCCCGCTGGGCGACTTCACGATTTATGCCAAGCTTAGCGCCACTGACATGCGAGGCCCCGGCTATTTTGCACCGCACGTTCCCTGGGTGATGGTCTTCTACGGCGATAACGCGCTGCACGGCAACTACTGGAACACCAGTTTTGGCACCAGGGGGTCGGGCGGCAGCCATGGCTGTGTTGGCATGCCGGTCGAAACCGCCAAGCGCGTTTACGACTGGGCGCCGATGGGCACTCCGGTCCATATCCACGAGTAAGGGGCCGGGCGGCGTCAGGCGCCTGAACGAAAGCACTTGATTGCCCGGCGATTGTCGGGCTGTTTTGTTTCCGGATAAATCCATTTTTCTAGACGGGCGGTGATGCTATGCAGGCGCTGGTTTGCTCATCCAGGGAAAAAGGGGTCATGGAGGTGGCGAGCATCGAGGAGGCCAGGTCCCATCTGGCCGATCCGGCGACGCTGGTCTGGCTCGATTTCGAGGAATCGTTGAGCGATGAGGACACCAGGTTGCTGCAATCGATGTTCGGATTCCACGACCTGGCCCTGGAGGACGCGTCAAAGTTCGGTGACGGCAGCATCCGCCGGCAGCGCCCCAAGATCGAGGATTACGAGGACGAAGGTTATATCTTCCTGGTGATGGTCGCCATGGCCGGCCGGCGGCAGGGCCAGGCGCTGGAACTGGACTTGAGCGAGATCGACGTCTTTGTCGGCGCCAATTACGTAGTGACAGTGCATAAGGGCAAGCTGCCGGAGATAACCAGCGTCTGGGATGACGCCCGCAAGCGGCCCGGGCTGATGGCCTGCGGCTCCGACCGGCTCTGCTACCACCTGCTGGACGTCGTGGTCGACAACTATATCGATCTGGTCGACAGCATCGAGGAGATCATCGACGACCTCGAGGACGCCATCATCGACGCCAAGGCCGGGCGCGAAGCCGTGCACGACGTGTTCGCGCTCAAGCGGCAGATGATCACCTTCCGCAAGACCGCCTCTCCGCTGCGGGAGGTCGTCAACGAGATGACCTCGCGCAGCTATCCTTTCGTCCGCGAGCAGACGCTGCCGTATCTGCGCGACGTCTACGATCACCTGGTGCGGCTGTCGGACATGCTCGACACTTACCGCGACATCCTCACCGGCGCGCTCGACGTGCACCTCTCGGCTGTTTCCAACAGCCTCAATCTGGTGATGAAGCGCCTGACCGTGGTGGCGACCATCTTCATGCCGCTGACGTTCATCACCGGTTTCTGGGGAATGAACTTCCAGGATATGCTGCCGCTGGAAAGCAGGGTCTGGTTCTGGGGCAGTAACGCGCTAATGGTGGTGCTGACAGTGGGTATGGTCATCTATCTCTCCTATTCCTGGGTGAGGAAGTGGGTGTAGCGGGACGGTGGCGGGACTGAGGAGTGAAAGCCGCCGGCGAAAGGGATCGAATGGCTGATATTAAAGTAAAGATTTGTGGTCTGATGCGCGCGGAGGACGCCGCCCTGGCTGTGGAGCTCGGCGCCTGGGCGCTGGGCGTCATCTTCGCGCCGGAGAGCCCCAGGCAGGTCACCGCCAAACAGGCAGCGGTGGTGCTATCGGCCGCGCAGGCGGGTGTGGAGCGCGTGGGCGTTTTCGTCAATGCCGG
Coding sequences within:
- the corA gene encoding magnesium/cobalt transporter CorA is translated as MQALVCSSREKGVMEVASIEEARSHLADPATLVWLDFEESLSDEDTRLLQSMFGFHDLALEDASKFGDGSIRRQRPKIEDYEDEGYIFLVMVAMAGRRQGQALELDLSEIDVFVGANYVVTVHKGKLPEITSVWDDARKRPGLMACGSDRLCYHLLDVVVDNYIDLVDSIEEIIDDLEDAIIDAKAGREAVHDVFALKRQMITFRKTASPLREVVNEMTSRSYPFVREQTLPYLRDVYDHLVRLSDMLDTYRDILTGALDVHLSAVSNSLNLVMKRLTVVATIFMPLTFITGFWGMNFQDMLPLESRVWFWGSNALMVVLTVGMVIYLSYSWVRKWV
- a CDS encoding L,D-transpeptidase family protein, producing MLLVVVFPPRISVSPGDGDSEIEPNNWLEINTSRWGASLATVSVEESMIAPDGTRDGGRLIGGHLQDGRFVSDDGSNPLQADAEYQVTVTGTVKQIGLTGVSDKAVSQTHTFTTVTTPMPVIPKEGLTVKYGEDLVIHWNIPVSKFEYQLDGIQSTSSLDDGGTTAHIKLAKFEQGKQYPLKFTSVTSNNGRELMAPVVTVAATTDPLKATFDPADGSGSASTDAHPTVIFSEPVSNPDLAKSLVSVDPQVPGTYNWAGADKLEFIPNASWDHLQDVTMHIKGGPTGFRGVSGGFVESDVSSTFTTAPSKSIDVDVTNQTVTLFEDGKPIDSFAVATGAVATPTPLGDFTIYAKLSATDMRGPGYFAPHVPWVMVFYGDNALHGNYWNTSFGTRGSGGSHGCVGMPVETAKRVYDWAPMGTPVHIHE